TGACTCGAGGAAAGAAGAATAGTTGTGAGTGGTTGGTGTAGCTGGTGAAGTCTAACGTAATCTCTTGCAGTGAGTCGAGCGCAGCGCTGGAGAGCTTCGGTGTATTCAGAACCAGGTTGAGGATATCTCGCTTTTCAGCTCTATCGATGACCCATTGACGGCAGAACTCTCGGATGTCTCTTGTTGTTATGAGCTTGACGATGTTGCCTGTGATGCGGACATACTTAGTAATTGTGGAGTTGTCGTCATGTAAGGTGTAAAAACCATTGAGGCGAAGAAAATTATAGAGGCACGCAGTGTCAATGTAATGGTCCCAGGTGTTGGCCTTTTTGTTGAGCTTGCTCACCCAGAAGCGAGCTGGCATGGCAAGTGTCATAAGATTGCGGAAGTCTTTGCGTGTATTGCGCAACTCCATCCAGTCTCGTAGGTCTTTGCGCCCCTTACCACGGTTGTCATGGTAAGTACGAAGCCATGAAGGCAGCCATATTGTATGAACATCGATGAAGCGCAGAGCTAACTCTGTACCCTTAGCAATGCCCGTCTCGTCAATGTCTGGTATATTGTAGAGTACCTCGACATATTTCATGCTTTCTTTGTATTCTTCTTCACTCAACTTGTAAGTCTCGGAGTTGAACCATAGAGGGTGGTAGCCCAAGGATCGGCAACAGAGACTGTCACGCTCTCCACTGCAGATGAAAGCTTCAGGTAACTTCTTTTCCTTGTAAGGCTTGGACTCATCGGTGTTGGTCTTGTTGTATTCGGCCTCCTCACGTCTGTTAAATTCGTGGTAAGCTGCTTTCAGCTCGGCAAGCCCATTGATGTATGATTTTGGTTTTATGCCTTCAGGTGTATAAGAGAATCGCCATTGCTTTTGATAGTTAAGAGGCTCGTATATCTTAAAGAACTTGACTTCCGGTTTATCGCCTGAAGCCGGAGATACAAGGCACTCACGCATGAATATCGGATAGTGCTCATTACTGTACTTGATTTTAACCTTGCGGTCTTTTACGTAGCCAATCCATTTGGCAGAGTGCCAGTTGAGCGCATCGACGTGCTCCTGTTTGACGTTTGGACCAAGTACACTCAGCTCGTTGTCGGTAAACTTCTCCTTGAGCTCAAATATGCGAGTGCCGTCTTTCTCCTCTATGGTGGCATCTCGCTCAGCGAAGGTTGGCTTGTTGACATCCTTCTTCAACTCGTCGCTGACGTTGAACTCTGCAGCCAATCGTAGGATAGCGTCAGGAAAGCGACTGATGTTTTTCTCTTTCATATAGAGGTCGATAGGTGATTCTGCTACACCTTCGCCTCCAAAGTCCGTCACCTTCCAGCAGGCATCGTATTTTTTGATGCTGCAGGAAGGGGTCTTTTCGTTTCTTATAGCAAAGTGTTTTTTGACATTGCCATTGATACAGTATTTAGCGAAGCAATTTTTAGCATCTGGATATAGTGCGAAGATAATGTCCAGGCCGTCATTTGTCGCTTGATAAATTTGTTCTGCTTTGATCATATTTCTTTTCCCTTATTAAAATTCGCTTGCAAAGTTATTGCAAAGCAAGCTCAAAACAAAATACTTACTTTCGATAGCCTTAATGCCTTAGGATATGACACTTTATGACTTTGTTGACAGCATTTGGTTGGGACAGGTTGAGTTCCGAGACAAAACGTCTTTCGTACTCAGCCTGCGTCTCACGCTCTTTACGGCGTGGGGGGGTAAGGATATCACAGATAACCTTATAGCCTGTTTCTAACGTTATTATTGCTTTCATAATCGCTAATTCTTTTTGGGGTGCATCCAAGTGGTTCAGATTTATGCTCTACATATCTGCGAAATAGGGGACAGTATCTTCCATTGATGCAGTTCACCCCTATTGGGCAACTTAGACATTTACTTGGAGGCATCTACCTGTACGTTAAATCTATCGTTGTGGATGAGCAGCTTGGCTTTGATATATTCTGGTCTTTGCTCCTCCTCGTTCCAAGCAATTTCCCTGTAGTCTCTGCTATCGATGTAGCACTCTGAGGCTCTTCCGTCCCCAGTCCATTCTACGATATGATCTTTATCATATTCGTCTTGGGCAGGAATAGTGCCAAGTATGCGAATACCAAACTTGGCACTATTTCTGACTTCGTGTATGATAACATCGGGGAACTTTTCTGTGATGGCATCCTCGATAGATTTCATTTTAATCTTCTTTTTCATTGTTCTTCATTCTATATTTGACAATACCCTCGACGATGCCAACCTCTGCATCATCATATGAAATTTCGACATTAGTCGCGCCTTTGTGGAAAATTCCATAGCAAACCTCCGCATTGACATTTGCATCCTCGAAGTCTTTGTTGATGGCTTCAAGTTGCTTATGATTGCATCTTATTACAATTTTTCCCATGCTCCTTCGTTGATAATTTCATCGACAATATCTTTTTGGTATGGCAACCAGTTATCTTTTTTAATTTTGTCATAGATGCCAGATGCAGACATACCGAACTTCAGTTGGAGGGCAAGTATAAACTTGCTTCTCTTTTTGCGTGGAATTTCATTGTACCAGTCGAGCAATGAATTTTTCTCATCATTTTTTTGCTTTTTTTCTTCCATAATTGAAATATTATTATTAACTTTGTTGCAAAGTTACGAATAAAAATTAGAAAAGACTAACGATAATAAGTAAAATTACTAATGATAGTTAGTTAAATATTATTAATTAAATAGTATAATTATGTTTAATGGTCAGATACTCAGACAGTTAATAGCAAATGCTGGATTAACTAAAAAAGAGTTTGAAAAGCAAATGTTCGGTAGTAAATCCACCGACCTCTACCATCTGGAGAAAGCAAAGAATCTCCGTAGTGATACTCTTGAGCGTCTGCGTGATGTATTGAAGTGCTCTATGGATGATCTCTTTACCGCACCATCTTGGGCTTCGAGTGGGACGGGAGCAGTTGTGGGCTCAAATAATGTAATGTCCACGGTCGCTATTGGTAACGCTTCGCTTGAATCCCAGTATCTAAAAGAGTTAATCTTGGAGAAGGACAAGCGCATCTGTACGTTAGAAAATTATATAAAATTGTTAGAAAGTAAGGAAAATAGAGACTAAATACGAACGAAAGTTAGTAAAATAACTCTTCTATAATAAGGAACAGGTACAATTAATATTAATTTGGTCTTGGTATTAACAACTTATCTTAGTAGTTTGGGCGGTTAGAAGGTTTAGTCCTGCCGCCGCAACTAAATGATGGTAAGAAGTTTTCTTCTTACCATTTTTTTGTTTTATATTACTATAGTTTTTCTTTATTGCCTGATAATTTTACCCATGTGCAAAGATTTAACACTTATTTTTTGTTTATGTCGAATAAAACTACTACTTTTGCACATTGATAAATTATTGTGCAACTAAAATCAATATGGAGGTATCTGATCATGTCAATATCCAAAACAAGACAGAAATTGGTAGATGTCGCTAGACAACTATTCGCTAAGAATGGTATTGCTAATACTACCATGAATGATATTGCTGTGGCTTCTGGTAAAGGACGTCGCACTCTTTATACATATTTCAGTAGAAAGGAAGATGTGTATTATGCTGTGATAGAGTCTGAATTGGAGCGCCTTTCTGATAAACTGGATGAGGTTGCTACAAGTAAAATCCGACCACAGGATAAGATTATTGAGTTGATTTATACGCATTTAAGTATGATTAAGGAAACTGTAGTGCGTAATGGAAACTTGAGAGCTGAATTCTTCCGTAATATATGGATGGTGGAAAAGGCAAGAAAAAACTTTGATGAAGATGAAATAGAACTTCTCAGACGTGTTTATGCCGAAGGCAAGGAAGAAGGAGAATTCGACATAGATAATGTTGACTTAGTGGCGGATATTACGCATTATTGTATTAAAGGATTGGAAGTTCCATTTATTTATGGCAGATTGGGACATGGATTGAATGTTGAGTCTAGTAGGCCTTTGGTTGCCAAAGTTGTATATGGTGCTTTAGGAAAATCCGGTCTGAAACTTTAATTATTTCGAGAATTTTTTATTATCTGATATTATCTGAATAGATAAAGAAGTACTAATTCAATTAAAATATTTACAAAATGGGATTATTAACAGGTAAGACAGCCCTTGTAACAGGTGCTGCACGCGGCATTGGTAAAGCTGTCGCTATGAAATTTGCTTCTGAGGGTGCTAATATCGCCTTTACAGATCTTGTACTCAATGACGAAATGGCAGCTGGTTTGGAGGCTACCCGTAAAGAAATTGAAGCTCTTGGAGTAACTTGCCGTGCTTATGCAGGTAATGCTGCTGATTTTGAGGAGACACAGAAGACCGTTAAGCAGATTCATGAAGACTTTGGCTCTATTGATGTCCTCGTAAATAACGCAGGTATTACAAAGGATGGTTTGATGCTTCGTATGAGTGAGGCTCAGTGGGATGCAGTTTTGAATGTTAACTTGAAGTCTGCTTTCAATTTCATTCATGCTTGTTCTCCTATTATGCTTCGCCAGCGTGGTGGTTCTATCATTAATATGGCTTCTGTTGTAGGTGTACATGGTAATGCTGGTCAGTGTAACTATGCTGCTTCTAAAGCTGGTATGATTGCGCTTGCTAAGTCTATTGCTCAGGAGTTGGGTCCTAAGGGCGTACGTGCTAATGCCGTTGCTCCTGGTTTCATTGAGACTGCTATGACTGCACAGTTGCCAGAGGATATCCGTAAGGATTGGATGAAGAAGATTCCTTTGCGTCGCGGTGGTCAGACTGAGGATATCGCTAACGTTTGCCTTTTCCTCGCTTCTGATATGTCAAGCTACGTAAGTGGTCAGGTTATCCAGATCGATGGTGGTATGAATATGTAATCTATCCTTTATTAAAAAAATAATGCAGGTAGTTTACGAAGACAACCATATTATAATAGTCTCCAAGAGAAGTGGTGAAATCGTTCAAGGTGATAAAACCGGTGATGTGCCTCTCTCGGAGACTGTAAAAAAATATATTAAGGACAAGTACCACAAACCGGGAAATGTCTTCCTGGGGGTGGTACATCGCCTTGATCGCCCTGTTGCTGGGCTTGTAGTTTTTGCCAAAACGTCTAAAGCTCTTTCGCGTTTGAACAATATGTTCCGTGATGGAGATGTGCATAAGACTTATTGGGCAATAACTAAGAATACGCCGAAGGAGCCAGAGGCGACTTTGACGCATTGGATAGTGAGAAATGAGAAGCAGAATAAAAGTTATGCTTATGATCATGAGGTGAAAAATTCCAAGAAAGCAATTCTAAAATACAAAGTAATTGGCCGTACAGACCATTATACATTATTGGAAGTGAACCTTATGACAGGTCGTCATCATCAGATAAGATGTCAACTTGCTAAAATGGGGTGTCCTATCAAGGGAGATTTGAAATATGGTTCCCCACGTAGCAATCCTGATGGTAGTATCTGTCTTTTATCTCATCATGTTGAATTCCTACATCCTGTTTCTAAGGAGTTGATTTCAATTGAAGCTCCGTTGCCGGATGATAATCTATGGCGAGCGATAGCACCAATTTAGAAGTGTTTTAGTCATCTAAACCTTTATGCCTATGAAGAAGTATATCAAATGGAGTGTTTTCATTCTCTTTTCTCCGATACTCCTCATCATGATACTTGCTGTTATGCTTTATTTGCCACCCGTTCAGAATTGGGCAGTAAGGCATGTGGCAGCGTATGCTTCTGAATCTACGGGCATGGATGTTACTGTGGATCACGTAAAGCTGGTATTCCCTTTACGGCTTGGCGTGGAAGGTGTGCAGGTTCTGCAACCTATAGACTCTCTTAAAAATAGCACTAATCTTTCATTGCGTGGAAAAAAAGATACTATTGCTGGCATTAGAAAAATGATAGTTGATGTTCAACTGATGCCTATTTTCCATAGTCAAGTGATGGTTGATCAGTTGGATTTCGATGGAATGAAAGTGAATACTGCCAATTTTATTCACGAGGCGCGTATCAAAGGAAATGTCGGAAAACTTAGTGTCCAGGCACATGGTATTGATTTAGCCAATGAGCATGTTTTAGTAGAGAATGCATTGCTCGCTGATGCTAAATTGGCTGTTGAGCTAAGTGATACTGTACCTGCAGATACTGCCCCAAGTGAAAACTTTTGGAAAATCAATCTACAAAAGCTGAAATTAAAAAACACTAATCTTACGTTGCATATGCCTGGGGATACTCTTCAGGTAAGTGCTTATTTTGGAAATGCGTTAGCTCAAGAAACGTATCTTGATCTTTTCAAAGGATTATATCAGGTTAAGAAGTTGGATTGGGAAAACGGATGGGTCTCTTATGACAATAATTTCGAAAAGCCCGTTTCTGGTATAGACTTCAATCATCTGGCTTTATCTGGGATGAATTTGAAGGCGGATTCGTTCTATTATTGTGATTCCAAAATAGATGTCAAAATTCGTGAGGCGCAATTTAAGGAAAAGAGCGGCTTGTCTATATCGCAAATGAATGGTAGATTCGTGATGGATTCTACCAAATTAGCATTGCCGGATTTTTATCTCAAGACTCCTGTATCACAGTTGAAGGCAACTGTGGATATGGATATGGATGCTTTCGCTGAGAGTAATCCTGGGCATCTCGCTGCATTGATTGATGGAAGTCTGGGTAAATCTGATTTGATGCTTTTTGCAGGCGATGCAATGCCTGAAAAAATGAAAAAACTGTGGCCTTATTACCCTCTTAAGTTGAAAGGATCGGTAAAAGGAAACTTGCAGCAATTGGCCTTTGATGGGTTGAAGGCTGTCTTACCTTCTGCCTTTGAAATTTCCGCCCATGGAACAATGGGCTGTTTGACGGATATGAATAAGTTGAAGGCAAATGTCAACTTAAATGCTCGTACCTACAACTTAGGTTTCATTACAGCCATGTTGGAGCCTTCTTTGATGAAAGAAATATGTGTTCCTAATGGTATTGGAATTAAGGGAAATATAAATGTTGATGGTCAACGATATGCTACCAAGTTGGCTTTAACTGAGGGTAGAGGTAGTTTGAATATAGATGCTTCTGTTATCGCAAAAACTAACTCTACTGGTGGAATAGATTTGGGACGTCTGGCTTACGATGCCAAAATTCAGGCCAAGAATGTTCAGGCGAAGCATTTCCTTCCAAAACAGGATTTGTATGCTTTTAGTGGTAATATAAAAGCCAAAGGAGTGGGTACTGATTTCTTGTCACCTTCCACCCGTTTGGCTGCTAAGGCTCAAGTATCTTCAGTTCATTATGGGAAATATAAGATAAATAATGTACTGGCGATTGCTCATGTTGCTCACGGAAAGGTGCATGCTGATGTGGATAGTAAAAATCAATTTCTTACAGGGTTGGTAAGTTTGGATGCACTGACTAATACGAAGAAGGTGCAGGCTACAATAAAAGCTGATGTCCGACAGGCAGACCTTTATCTGTTGCAATTGGTAGAAAAACCGATGAAGGCAGCTTTGTGTGGCTACATGGATGTCAATACTGATTTGAAAGATTTTTATAATCTTCAAGCTTCTGTGGGTGATATTACTTTGCGTACAGCAGATAAAGTTTATCGACCAGTAGATGTTCTCTTGGATGTGTTCACGCGTAAGGATACAACTCATGCTATTGTAGATTGTGGTGATTTTCATCTTAATATGGATGCTCATGGAGGGTATAAAAAACTGCTTGGACATATAGATGGATTGCAACGAGAAATATTCAGTCAGATGAAGAATCGCAAGATAGACCAGATTCGTCTTCGCCAGAATTTTCCTTTGGGGCATATTTATCTTTCTTCAGGAAAAAATAATTTTATTTCCCGTTTTATCGAATATTGTGGATATCAGTTTAAAACAGTTGAGATGGATCTGAATGCCTCTCCTGTTATGGGATTGAATGGATTTTTTCATGTTGATTCTATGGTGGTCCAAGGTGTTCAGTTGGATACGATACGTGCTCTTGTGCATACTAAGGGTGACACTATCCGCTATTCTGCAAGAATAGAAAATAATAAGAAAAATCCACAATATGTTTTCCGTGCCTTGGTGGATGGTGAATTGCAGGAAAAAGGTTCGAATATTAAGGCAAAACTCTATGATGCCAATAATAAGTTAGGTCTTGATGTAGGATTAGCGGCTTTGATGCAGGATAATGGAATCAAAGTTTCACTTACGGATACGCATCCAATTCTTGGCTATAAGAAGTTTAAGGCTAATGCTGATAATTACTTGATGCTCTCTGATGATCAGCGAGTATCGGCTAATCTGTTGTTGACAGCTTCTGGTGGTATGGGCGTGCGAGTCTATTCTAATGATGAAAATGAGGACGCATTGCAGGATATAACGGTCAGTTTGAGTAAATTCAACCTGGATAAGGTTCTGAGCGTCATTCCTTATATGCCTGATATTTCTGGCATCATGGATGGTGACTTCCACGTTATTCAGACAAAGGAAGAACTTTCTGTTTCTTCTAATCTGAAGATTGATAACCTTGTCTATGAGAAATGTCCGATGGGCGATGTTGGGTCTGAATTTGTCTATATGCCTAAGAGCGATGGTTCTCATTATGTAGATGGCATTCTGACTTATGAGGGTGAGGATGTGGCAACAGTTAAGGGTACCTATCAGTCTGAAGGAGCCGGATATCTTGATGCTACTGTAGGGCTTGATAAGATTCCGCTTCACTTTATCAATGGATTTGTTCCAGACCAGTTGCTTGGTTTGAAAGGATATGGGGAAGGTGAACTTGCTGTAAAGGGTGCTCTGAATAAACCGCATGTGGAAGGTGAGGTTTATCTGGATTCTGCATATCTGATAAGTGAACCGTATGGAATTTCTATGCGTTTTGACGATGATCCTGTGCGTATCGTAGATAGCAAGTTACTCTTCGAAAACTTCATGATGTATGCAAACAATGAGAGTCCGCTAAATCTGCAAGGAAATCTGGATTTCTCTAATGTGGACAGAATGATGCTCGACTTACGTATGAGAGCTCAGAACTTCCTTTTGATAGATGCTAAGGAGAATTTGCGCTCTGAGGCATTTGGTAAAGCTTATGTCAATTTCTTTGCAATGATGAAAGGTCCTTTGACCAGCCTTCAGATGCGTGGAAAATTGGATGTGTTGGGAAATACAGATATGACTTATGTCTTACGTGAATCAGAACTGTCAACCGATTCTCAGTTGGATGAGTTGGTGAAGTTCACTGATTTTAAGAGTGGTAAGGAAGAGACTATTGTGCGTCCAGCCATTGAAGGATTTGATATGATGCTCAGTATGTCTATTGATGAATCTGCTCATATTCTGTGTGCTCTGAATGAAGAAAAGACGAACTATATAGATTTGATGGGTGGCGGTGACTTGCAAATGAAATATAACCCTGTCGATAATATTCAGTTGACTGGTAAATATACATTAAATAATGGAGCGATGAAGTACTCATTGCCAATTATTCCATTGAAGACCTTTACCATACAAGATGGCAGTTACCTTGAGTTTACGGGTGATCCTTTCAATCCTATTCTTAATATTACTGCGACAGAAAATATGAAATCTACTGTTAATGAGGGACAGGGAACAGGTCGCTCTGTGGATTTTGTGTGTGGTGTGAAGTTGACCCAGACATTGAGTAAGCCAGGTATTCAGTTTATCATTTCTGCTCCTAATGATATGACAATGCAGGATGAATTGAATACAATGAGTATTGAGGAACGAGGTAAAATTGCAGTTACGATGCTTGCATCTGGTATGTATCTTTCTGGTGGAAATACCAGCGATTTCTCTATGAACAGTGCCTTGAGCAGTTTTCTTAATTCGGAGATTAATAATATTGCAGGTTCTGCCATGCGATCTTTGGGACTGGATCTTGGTATGAGCGTGGATAATTCTACGAACGCTTCCGGAGCTTTGCATACAGACTATAATTTCAAGTTTGCCAAACGTTTCTTCAATAATCGTTTGAGTTTCACCATAGGTGGAAAAGTTTCTTCTGGAGCAGAAATGGAGAATGCTGGAAATAACGATTCGTTCTTCAATAATGTAGAGCTGCAATATAGACTTAATGAAGGTGCTTCGCAGTATATCCGTGCTTTTTATAACAACAATACTTACGATTGGTTGGAAGGCCTGGTCGGTGAATATGGCGTTGGTTTTATGTGGCGCAGAAAGTTACAACACTTCAAGGATATTTTCCGTTTCAAGACGGAAAAACAAGATGTTCCAGTTGAAAATGTCAGACAAGATACTATTGTGAGAAAAAAAATGGAGGATAGTACTTCTGTAAAGCCTCGATTCTTTGATCCGTTAGGAGAGAAGCTGTAATAAATACTTCTTGGTTATCTTTGATTAATGAATGATTATGAGAAAGAGTAAATTATACATTATTATATATGTGTTGACATTAATAATGTCAATACCTTTTTTGCTGGCATGTTCTTCTACGAGTGCATTAAAAGAGGGGCAGCAGCTTTTTACGGGATTGAAGCCTATTGAATATTCTAATTACGAAAAATCGGGCTATGCAGATACTACAATGTTGGAAATGGAGAATGTGCTGGCTTCGGCTCCAAATGGTGCCCTTTTTGGAAGTAGTTATTATCGTACTCCTTTCCCCGTAAGATTATGGATATGGAATGCCTTTTCGCAGTCAGAAGGAGGTGTTGCTAAATGGATAACAAAGGCTTTTGGTTCTAAACCGAAGCTGATGTCGAATGTAAATCCTCAACTTCGTGCGCAGGTTGCAGAAAATCAGTTGGACAAGTATGGTTATTTTAATGGTAAAGTTACTTACGATGTTGTTACTGACAACAATCCGAAAAAAGCTAAAGTTGCTTATCATGTAGATATGGGACATCTTTGGACGCTTGATACTGTCAAGTATCTTGGATTCCCGAATGAAGGTCAGCAACTGATAGATTCTACCCGAAACCTGGCTGTTATCCGAACAGGTTCACCATTTAATATTTCTAAGCTCGAGCAGGAACGCCAGCGTATTACCCGGTTGTTCCGTAATAATGGTTATTATTTCTATAAAAATGGATATGCATCTTATCTGGCTGATACTTTAGGAACGCCGGGTAAGGCTGAAGTTCGTCTGATAATGGCTGATAGTATTGATACAATGGCTTTGCGTAAATGGTACATAGGTCATGTGAAATTCAATTTTAAAAGAAATTTTATGGAAGAATTGAAAGATTCTTTCGTAAGGGGCAAGCTGGAATTTTACTATAATGGACGAAAGATGCCGATACGTGCAGGAGTTGTTTTGAAAGACTTAAAGCTTTTCCCAAATCGTCTCTATAAGATAGAAAATGAGGAGGCTGCTAAAAATCATCTGCAGGCAATGGGATTGTTTAGCTATACCAGTATTCAGTTTTCGCCACGTCTTTCTTCTAATGACAGGGTGTTGATAAATGATTCCTGTGTATCCCTGTGTGATACATTGGATGCGACTATCGACTTGGTATTTGACAAACCCTATGATTTCTATATCGAGGCGAATGCAAAGGGAAAGACTACAGGACGAGTAGGACCTGAACTTGTGATAGGTTTGACTAAGAGAAATGCCTTTAAAGGTGGAGAAAAACTGGATATCAACTTGCATGGTTCCTATGAATGGCAGACAATACAACAAGAAGGTGCTAAATCAACTCATATAAATTCCTATGAGTATGGTTCGGATATTTCATTATCTTTCCCACGAATCATAACTCCTTGGAATATGTTTCGCACAATGGCTCAGAACGAGCGACGCTTCAGGGCGGGTCGTTTCCCACGAAGTTTTTATGGAACTCCGACAACTACCGTCAAGACTTCTATGAATGTGCTAAATAGGGCAAGTTATTTTCGTCGTCATGTTGTGTCTGGCGAATTGACATATAACTGGTCCACTTCTTCCCAGCATCATCATTCATTCAGTCCTCTTGTCCTTTCTTACGAGTATATGAATGCTCGAACGGCAGCTTTTGATAGCGTACTAGCAAAGCATCCATATCTCCAGATATCTATGCG
This is a stretch of genomic DNA from Segatella hominis. It encodes these proteins:
- a CDS encoding TetR/AcrR family transcriptional regulator — its product is MSISKTRQKLVDVARQLFAKNGIANTTMNDIAVASGKGRRTLYTYFSRKEDVYYAVIESELERLSDKLDEVATSKIRPQDKIIELIYTHLSMIKETVVRNGNLRAEFFRNIWMVEKARKNFDEDEIELLRRVYAEGKEEGEFDIDNVDLVADITHYCIKGLEVPFIYGRLGHGLNVESSRPLVAKVVYGALGKSGLKL
- the fabG gene encoding 3-oxoacyl-[acyl-carrier-protein] reductase; this translates as MGLLTGKTALVTGAARGIGKAVAMKFASEGANIAFTDLVLNDEMAAGLEATRKEIEALGVTCRAYAGNAADFEETQKTVKQIHEDFGSIDVLVNNAGITKDGLMLRMSEAQWDAVLNVNLKSAFNFIHACSPIMLRQRGGSIINMASVVGVHGNAGQCNYAASKAGMIALAKSIAQELGPKGVRANAVAPGFIETAMTAQLPEDIRKDWMKKIPLRRGGQTEDIANVCLFLASDMSSYVSGQVIQIDGGMNM
- a CDS encoding RluA family pseudouridine synthase, whose protein sequence is MQVVYEDNHIIIVSKRSGEIVQGDKTGDVPLSETVKKYIKDKYHKPGNVFLGVVHRLDRPVAGLVVFAKTSKALSRLNNMFRDGDVHKTYWAITKNTPKEPEATLTHWIVRNEKQNKSYAYDHEVKNSKKAILKYKVIGRTDHYTLLEVNLMTGRHHQIRCQLAKMGCPIKGDLKYGSPRSNPDGSICLLSHHVEFLHPVSKELISIEAPLPDDNLWRAIAPI
- a CDS encoding translocation/assembly module TamB domain-containing protein; amino-acid sequence: MKKYIKWSVFILFSPILLIMILAVMLYLPPVQNWAVRHVAAYASESTGMDVTVDHVKLVFPLRLGVEGVQVLQPIDSLKNSTNLSLRGKKDTIAGIRKMIVDVQLMPIFHSQVMVDQLDFDGMKVNTANFIHEARIKGNVGKLSVQAHGIDLANEHVLVENALLADAKLAVELSDTVPADTAPSENFWKINLQKLKLKNTNLTLHMPGDTLQVSAYFGNALAQETYLDLFKGLYQVKKLDWENGWVSYDNNFEKPVSGIDFNHLALSGMNLKADSFYYCDSKIDVKIREAQFKEKSGLSISQMNGRFVMDSTKLALPDFYLKTPVSQLKATVDMDMDAFAESNPGHLAALIDGSLGKSDLMLFAGDAMPEKMKKLWPYYPLKLKGSVKGNLQQLAFDGLKAVLPSAFEISAHGTMGCLTDMNKLKANVNLNARTYNLGFITAMLEPSLMKEICVPNGIGIKGNINVDGQRYATKLALTEGRGSLNIDASVIAKTNSTGGIDLGRLAYDAKIQAKNVQAKHFLPKQDLYAFSGNIKAKGVGTDFLSPSTRLAAKAQVSSVHYGKYKINNVLAIAHVAHGKVHADVDSKNQFLTGLVSLDALTNTKKVQATIKADVRQADLYLLQLVEKPMKAALCGYMDVNTDLKDFYNLQASVGDITLRTADKVYRPVDVLLDVFTRKDTTHAIVDCGDFHLNMDAHGGYKKLLGHIDGLQREIFSQMKNRKIDQIRLRQNFPLGHIYLSSGKNNFISRFIEYCGYQFKTVEMDLNASPVMGLNGFFHVDSMVVQGVQLDTIRALVHTKGDTIRYSARIENNKKNPQYVFRALVDGELQEKGSNIKAKLYDANNKLGLDVGLAALMQDNGIKVSLTDTHPILGYKKFKANADNYLMLSDDQRVSANLLLTASGGMGVRVYSNDENEDALQDITVSLSKFNLDKVLSVIPYMPDISGIMDGDFHVIQTKEELSVSSNLKIDNLVYEKCPMGDVGSEFVYMPKSDGSHYVDGILTYEGEDVATVKGTYQSEGAGYLDATVGLDKIPLHFINGFVPDQLLGLKGYGEGELAVKGALNKPHVEGEVYLDSAYLISEPYGISMRFDDDPVRIVDSKLLFENFMMYANNESPLNLQGNLDFSNVDRMMLDLRMRAQNFLLIDAKENLRSEAFGKAYVNFFAMMKGPLTSLQMRGKLDVLGNTDMTYVLRESELSTDSQLDELVKFTDFKSGKEETIVRPAIEGFDMMLSMSIDESAHILCALNEEKTNYIDLMGGGDLQMKYNPVDNIQLTGKYTLNNGAMKYSLPIIPLKTFTIQDGSYLEFTGDPFNPILNITATENMKSTVNEGQGTGRSVDFVCGVKLTQTLSKPGIQFIISAPNDMTMQDELNTMSIEERGKIAVTMLASGMYLSGGNTSDFSMNSALSSFLNSEINNIAGSAMRSLGLDLGMSVDNSTNASGALHTDYNFKFAKRFFNNRLSFTIGGKVSSGAEMENAGNNDSFFNNVELQYRLNEGASQYIRAFYNNNTYDWLEGLVGEYGVGFMWRRKLQHFKDIFRFKTEKQDVPVENVRQDTIVRKKMEDSTSVKPRFFDPLGEKL
- a CDS encoding BamA/TamA family outer membrane protein; translation: MSIPFLLACSSTSALKEGQQLFTGLKPIEYSNYEKSGYADTTMLEMENVLASAPNGALFGSSYYRTPFPVRLWIWNAFSQSEGGVAKWITKAFGSKPKLMSNVNPQLRAQVAENQLDKYGYFNGKVTYDVVTDNNPKKAKVAYHVDMGHLWTLDTVKYLGFPNEGQQLIDSTRNLAVIRTGSPFNISKLEQERQRITRLFRNNGYYFYKNGYASYLADTLGTPGKAEVRLIMADSIDTMALRKWYIGHVKFNFKRNFMEELKDSFVRGKLEFYYNGRKMPIRAGVVLKDLKLFPNRLYKIENEEAAKNHLQAMGLFSYTSIQFSPRLSSNDRVLINDSCVSLCDTLDATIDLVFDKPYDFYIEANAKGKTTGRVGPELVIGLTKRNAFKGGEKLDINLHGSYEWQTIQQEGAKSTHINSYEYGSDISLSFPRIITPWNMFRTMAQNERRFRAGRFPRSFYGTPTTTVKTSMNVLNRASYFRRHVVSGELTYNWSTSSQHHHSFSPLVLSYEYMNARTAAFDSVLAKHPYLQISMRDQFVPKMSYTYTYNSPLNYRHPITWSTTVSEAGNVLATGYLIAGKKWNDKDKQMFKNPFAQFLKLETDFVKYWKLTEKSTLVGHLNAGVVWSYGNTEKAPYYEQFYVGGANSIRAFNVRSIGPGKFAPTNSKFSYIDQTGDIKFVANLEYRPRIWGDLYGAIFLDMGNVWNIHEEEYSENGNFYARNFFKQMAVGTGVGVRYDMGMFVIRLDWGLGLHLPYETGKNGFYNIHRFKDSHSFHFAVGYPF